One genomic region from Amaranthus tricolor cultivar Red isolate AtriRed21 chromosome 12, ASM2621246v1, whole genome shotgun sequence encodes:
- the LOC130796955 gene encoding uncharacterized protein LOC130796955, with protein sequence MSTAKIIFTYKRRRLSSRSGVDHGDVCSDFSLDVKANKHLNVTNETIKIPAKDLRILEHVSCNDVDLSTGSCHETFDNQYIDFQFQRVGHGKTAAASCSSVGLCNSSAVCGKTDTDLTNTRKMIVDSLELPVDDTFKTSGKCDSVRASLGEITSSIKKISCLLHPSTLEIEEHMQGGSVFHSAEKNSQTISKQSNSSKSEVVKGTAVPLRTFSRRLKRKVDKCGTGLFAEPPLREKDAAIEKCDSVPIPSCTCEVASNESNLVDKSQDLKVENNGAGTMDMLCQSCKKIVSSEIGESSCPCRWSCAGTPILKQTDLTNKSSEDLVSATSPVIKQTTIKTSGSIDSSLHYPGGLGSTTNLPKNDFRCSSNDGTVVSCHNVVSKTDEQPVSQQLRACSGDSQVTSSKSSDLNRGADEIMEHRSHSNSLDLSLPPPGAFVIDCNLVPQEVSDDVHESATTRNNTVMQEGCMKSKGLELFGDTNMQVEDSLDSSNKMEIKPKTKYLQLFSEERKSGELTTPNTHPKIGHNKAHQMVELSLHSQSLQLEQSSCKASSDLGLSLPTERILEGRTFKDGPTVPHFQNPNMRLCDFKPNPVMQPFLEPASFRHKLLLESINTRATSLMGNRNISLEMFEPCRSWSEEELDSLWIGIRRHGRGHWRAMLLDPKLRFAPWRLAGELEEQWEREQYRLFSVQPMPPSRYLKPQEGYNFPCHGPTMCPGTSRRRENFVAETQLSLGDLYSQKADVSFGGIAQNHGIPPVQRHVTMASCGIGSYSCCSLNNVQANVMIRGTTSPHGPRMASGMTNLPHWLKDPINTPLRSLDVSPPPISTPQMGGVQLVHAFPESSGTSCRGENVIDSEPTRANPLNGINSGTPVARKPGMADNLIVIDSDASSEETISDDHNLRS encoded by the exons ATGTCTACtgccaaaataatttttacatacAAGCGGAGGCGTTTGTCTTCACGCTCCGGTGTTGACCACGGGGATGTATGTTCTGATTTTTCGTTGGATGTTAAAGCGAATAAACACCTGAATGTCACCAACGAGACAATCAAGATCCCCGCGAAAGATTTGAGG ATATTAGAGCATGTCAGTTGCAATGATGTGGACCTCTCTACAGGTAGCTGTCATGAGACATTTGATAATCAGTACATAGATTTCCAGTTTCAG CGTGTTGGTCATGGGAAAACGGCGGCAGCTTCTTGTTCATCTGTTGGATTGTGTAATTCAAGTGCAGTCTGTGGAAAGACTGATACTGATTTGACTAACACAAGAAAAATGATCGTTGACTCACTTGAGTTGCCTGTTGACGATACCTTCAAAACATCAGGTAAATGTGATTCTGTGAGAGCATCACTTGGGGAAATCACAAGCTCTATCAAGAAAATTTCTTGCTTACTACATCCGAGTACTCTGGAAATTGAGGAGCATATGCAGGGTGGTTCAGTTTTTCATTCAGCAGAGAAGAATTCCCAGACAATTTCTAAGCAGAGTAATTCAAGTAAAAGTGAAGTTGTAAAAGGCACAGCTGTTCCACTTCGTACTTTTAGCAGAAGGCTGAAACGAAAAGTAGATAAATGTGGTACAGGCTTGTTTGCTGAGCCACCACTTAGAGAAAAAGACGCAGCAATTGAAAAGTGCGACTCTGTGCCTATTCCCTCTTGTACATGTGAAGTGGCGTCCAATGAAAGCAATCTAGTTGATAAATCTCAGGATTTGAAGGTGGAAAATAATGGTGCTGGCACAATGGATATGCTTTGTCAAAGCTGCAAGAAA ATCGTTAGCAGTGAGATCGGGGAGTCTTCATGTCCTTGCAGATGGTCTTGTGCAGGAACGCCAAT CTTAAAGCAGACAGATTTAACAAACAAATCAAGTGAAGACTTGGTTTCGGCTACCTCACCTGTTATAAAACAAACAACAATCAAAACATCAGGATCAATTGATTCGTCTCTTCATTATCCTGGTGGATTAGGGAGTACGACTAACCTTCCGAAGAATGATTTTAGGTGCTCATCAAATGATGGTACTGTGGTTTCCTGTCATAATGTAGTCAGTAAAACTGATGAGCAGCCTGTGTCGCAACAACTTCGAGCTTGTAGTGGAGACTCTCAGGTCACATCAAGCAAATCCTCAGACTTGAATAGAGGTGCTGATGAGATAATGGAGCATAGGTCTCACTCAAATTCTTTGGACCTCTCTCTTCCTCCACCTG GTGCTTTTGTAATAGACTGTAATTTGGTCCCACAAGAGGTTTCAGATGATGTTCATGAGTCCGCAACGACTAGAAATAATACGGTTATGCAAGAGGGGTGCATGAAGAGCAAGGGTCTTGAATTGTTTGGGGATACAAACATGCAAGTGGAGGATTCACTCGATAGCTCAAATAAGATGGAAATCAAACCTAAAACCAAATATCTGCAG TTATTTTCAGAAGAGCGAAAATCTGGTGAACTCACTACGCCAAATACACATCCTAAGATTGGTCACAACAAAGCTCATCAAATGGTCGAGTTAAGTCTACATAGCCAAAGTCTTCAGCTTGAGCAATCCTCTTGTAAAGCTTCGTCTGATCTTGGGTTATCCCTGCCTACAGAACGGATACTTGAAGGTCGAACATTTAAGGATGGGCCCACGGTACCTCATTTCCAAAACCCTAATATGAGATTATGTGATTTCAAACCGAACCCAGTTATGCAACCGTTTCTTGAACCAGCTTCTTTCAGACACAAATTACTACTTGAGAGTATTAATACAAGAGCTACTTCTCTCATGGGGAATAGAAACATCTCACTGGAAATGTTTGAGCCATGCCGAAGCTGGTCAGAAGAGGAGTTGGATTCTCTTTGGATTGGTATCAGACGTCATGGAAGGGGTCATTGGCGTGCTATGCTTCTGGATCCAAAGCTGCGGTTCGCTCCATGGAGATTGGCTGGAGAGCTCGAGGAACAGTGGGAACGAGAACAGTATAGGCTTTTTAGTGTGCAGCCTATGCCACCAAGTAGATACTTGAAGCCACAAGAAGGTTACAATTTTCCTTGCCATGGTCCGACAATGTGTCCTGGAACTAGTCGTAGGAGAGAGAATTTTGTGGCCGAGACTCAGCTTTCGCTAGGAGATCTGTATTCTCAGAAAGCCGATGTCTCTTTTGGAGGCATTGCTCAGAATCATGGGATTCCTCCAGTTCAGAGGCATGTAACAATGGCGAGTTGTGGCATAGGAAGTTACAGCTGTTGTTCGTTAAACAATGTCCAAGCTAATGTCATGATTAGAGGTACAACATCTCCCCATGGGCCAAGAATGGCTTCTGGCATGACAAATTTACCTCATTGGCTTAAGGATCCGATTAACACTCCTTTAAGGTCATTGGATGTTTCTCCGCCTCCTATATCTACTCCACAAATGGGAGGAGTACAGCTTGTCCATGCATTTCCGGAATCTTCTGGGACATCTTGCAGGGGGGAGAATGTAATCGATTCTGAACCTACTAGGGCAAATCCACTTAACGGTATAAACTCCGGCACCCCAGTAGCAAGAAAACCAGGTATGGCCGATAACCTCATTGTAATTGATAGTGATGCTTCATCAGAGGAAACAATATCAGACGATCACAATCTTAGGAGTTAA
- the LOC130796958 gene encoding sterol 3-beta-glucosyltransferase UGT80A2-like — protein MANNAETSSRCISISSGDIPVEFDSNDVHSDKSSVDVLIDENRGADDYEDHDHGDSDYEDSVCDSQNSCRAFSSGSTDESQDNHHKFQESSTSNHLARTGESKRFNPLSVLIAKLFDEKVPVKKRLKWLKRMATVKKDGTVQFEVPGDIKAPSLDLGNGMASGENVEEEQLDSVDVYDLPPMQIVMLIVGTRGDVQPFVAIGKRLQEYGHRVRLATHANFKEFVLASGLEFFPLGGDPKVLAGYMVKNKGFLPSEPSEIPIQRNQMRDIIFSLLPACEDPDPDSHVPFTADAIIANPPAYGHVHVAEALQVPIHIFFTMPWTPTSEFPHPLSRVKQPVAYRLSYQVVDAMIWLGIRDMINEFRKKKLKLRPVTYLKPSYSSAPDIPYGYIWSPHLVPKPKDWGPKIDVVGFCFLDLASHYKPPEELVEWLEKGKKPIYIGFGSLPVREPEKMTKIIVRALELTDQRGIINKGWGGLGNLAEPKDFVYLLDNVPHDWLFLQCSAVVHHGGAGTTAAGLKAACPTTIVPFFGDQPFWGEQVHAKGVGPTPIPIEDFVLEKLISAIRYMQDPKVKQRAVELAKAMENEDGVAGAVNAFHKHFPRKKPESENSEHQRPHKSHLSIRGCFLGTH, from the exons ATGGCGAACAATGCAGAAACTTCTAGCAGATGCATCTCCATTAGTTCTGGCGATATTCCTGTTGAATTCGACAGCAATGATGTTCACTCTGATAAAAGTTCTGTTGATGTTTTGATCGATGAAAATCGTGGGGCTGATGATTATGAGGATCATGATCATGGTGATAGTGATTATGAGGATTCTGTTTGTGATTCTCAGAATTCTTGTAGAGCTTTTTCTTCTG GATCTACTGATGAGAGTCAAGATAACCATCACAAGTTTCAGGAATCCTCAACTTCTAATCACCTTGCGAGAACCGGAGAATCTAAACGTTTCAATCCTCTCAGTGTATTAATAGCAAAACTTTTTGATGAAAAAGTGCCTGTGAAGAAAAGG CTCAAATGGCTGAAGCGAATGGCAACTGTTAAAAAAGATGGAACTGTACAATTTGAAGTTCCTGGAGACATTAAAGCCCCAAGCCTTGATTTGGGAAATGGAATGGCTTCTGGAGAAAATGTAGAAGAGGAACAACTTGATTCGGTTGACGTTTATGATCTTCCCCCAATGCAAATTGTTATGCTAATTGTTGGAACCAGAGGGGATGTGCAACCCTTTGTTGCCATCGGGAAGCGTTTGCAG GAGTATGGCCATAGGGTCAGATTAGCAACTCACGCAAATTTCAAAGAGTTTGTATTGGCTTCTGGCTTGGAGTTCTTTCCTCTGGGAGGAGATCCAAAAGTTCTTGCTGGAT ACATGGTGAAAAACAAGGGCTTCTTGCCTTCAGAACCTTCAGAGATACCTATTCAGAGGAACCAGATGAGGGATATTATATTCTCTCTGCTACCTGCTTGCGAGGATCCTGATCCTGATAGTCATGTTCCATTCACTGCTGATGCAATAATTGCAAATCCACCAGCCTACG GACATGTACATGTTGCCGAGGCACTCCAAGTACCAATTCATATATTCTTCACAATGCCTTGGAC GCCCACTAGCGAATTTCCACATCCTCTGTCCCGGGTTAAGCAACCAGTTGCTTATAGA CTTTCTTACCAAGTTGTTGATGCTATGATTTGGCTTGGAATACGGGACATGATAAATGAATTTAGGAAGAAAAAGCTGAAGTTGAGACCTGTCACCTACTTAAAACCTTCTTACAGTTCAGCACCTGATATCCCTTATGGATATATTTGGAGCCCTCACCTTGTCCCCAAACCTAAAG ATTGGGGACCTAAAATTGATGTAGTTGGATTCTGTTTTCTTGATCTTGCTTCACATTATAAACCTCCAGAAGAGCTTGTTGAATGGCTTGAAAAGGGTAAAAAGCCAATTTATATTGGCTTTGGAAGTCTG CCTGTACGAGAACCTGAGAAAATGACAAAGATCATTGTGCGGGCCCTGGAACTCACTGACCAAAGAGGAATCATCAATAAAGGCTGGGGTGGTCTTGGAAATT TGGCAGAACCGAAGGATTTTGTGTACTTGTTGGACAACGTGCCTCATGATTGGCTATTCTTACAGTGCTCTGCTGTG GTGCATCATGGCGGCGCTGGCACAACTGCTGCTGGACTTAAAGCTGCG TGCCCAACAACAATTGTGCCATTTTTCGGTGACCAACCATTTTGGGGAGAGCAAGTGCATGCGAAGGGAGTAGGGCCCACACCAATCCCAATTGAAGATTTTGTACTTGAGAAACTGATCTCTGCTATACGCTACATGCAGGATCCCAAG GTAAAGCAGCGTGCTGTGGAATTAGCAAAAGCAATGGAAAATGAAGATGGGGTTGCAGGTGCGGTGAATGCTTTTCACAAACATTTTCCCCGGAAGAAACCCGAGTCTGAGAATTCCGAACATCAAAGGCCACATAAATCACACTTATCGATTAGAGGGTGCTTTTTGGGTACCCATTAA
- the LOC130796959 gene encoding protein LUTEIN DEFICIENT 5, chloroplastic has product MAAHVSTFQSLAFSSHPFNLQMNLLHFNSFNASIPSSSYSSRSLHGGCKWSLITCSSSNGSRPDPIDDGVKSIEEILAEKRRAELTARIASGEFTVKQPSLPMTLRKNLSKLAIPTPILDFIFKPFEDYEKFSRIPEAKGEIAAIRSEAFFLPLYDLYLTYGGVFRLKFGPKAFLIVSDPKVVKHILKDNSKAYSKGILAEILDFVMGKGLIPADGEIWRVRRRAIVPALHQKFVTAMIGLFCQATDRLCKKLDAASTAGEAVEMESLFSHLTLDIIGKAVFNYDFDSLSNDTGIVEAVYTVLREAEARSTAPIPVWEIPIWKDVSPRLKKVNAALKLVNDTLNDLIAICKRMVEEEELQFHEEYMNEQDPSILHFLLASGDDVSSKQLRDDLMTLLIAGHETSAAVLTWTFYLLSQNPGVVEKLRYEVDTVLGERFPTIQDLKNLKYASRVISESLRLYPQPPVLIRRSLEEDMLGPYPIKKGEDIFISVWNLHRSPSFWDDADKFIPERWPVDGPAPNETNQNFKYLPFGGGPRKCIGDMFASYENVVALAMLIRQFDFELAPDAPPVKMTTGATIHTTNGLMMSVRRRTNFHPTDPKIPVVDTASPANVTEAAMPNGSKEGIF; this is encoded by the exons ATGGCTGCCCACGTATCAACTTTCCAATCCCTTGCTTTCTCATCTCATCCCTTCAATCTTCAAATGAATTTGCTTCATTTTAATTCTTTCAATGCATCAAtcccatcttcttcttactcTTCTAGATCATTACATg GTGGGTGTAAATGGAGCTTGATtacttgttcttcttcaaatGGGTCAAGACCCGACCCAATTGATGATGGAGTGAAGAGCATTGAGGAAATTCTTGCTGAGAAAAGGAGGGCAGAATTAACTGCTAGAATTGCTTCTGGGGAATTCACTGTTAAGCAACCTAG CTTACCCATGACATTGAGAAAGAATCTGTCGAAGTTGGCAATTCCTACACCTATTCTGGATTTTATATTCAAACCTTTTGAAGATTATGAAAAGTTTTCTAGAATTCCTGAGGCAAAAGGGGAAATAGCAGCTATTCGTAGTGAGGCCTTCTTCTTGCCTTTGTACGATCTATATCTCACTTATGGGGGCGTATTCAGGCTAAAGTTTGGACCGAAG GCTTTTCTAATTGTTTCTGATCCTAAAGTTGTCAAGCATATCCTAAAGGATAATTCTAAAGCTTACTCTAAG GGTATCTTGGCTGAAATTCTAGACTTTGTTATGGGGAAGGGACTCATTCCTGCGGATGGAGAGATTTGGCGTGTGCGAAGACGTGCTATAGTCCCTGCATTACATCAAAAA TTTGTGACGGCCATGATTGGCCTCTTTTGCCAAGCTACGGATAGACTTTGCAAGAAGCTAGATGCTGCTTCTACGGCGGGAGAAGCAGTGGAAATGGAATCACTTTTTTCACATTTAACGCTAGATATTATTGGAAAAGCTGtatttaattatgattttgattcatTATCAAACGATACTGGGATTGTTGAG GCTGTTTACACTGTTTTGAGAGAGGCGGAAGCCAGAAGTACTGCTCCAATACCGGTCTGGGAAATACCCATATGGAAGGATGTATCTCCGAGACTAAAAAAGGTGAATGCAGCGCTCAAGTTGGTAAATGATACACTTAATGACCTGATAGCAATCTGCAAG AGGATGGTAGAAGAAGAGGAGCTGCAATTTCACGAAGAGTATATGAACGAACAAGATCCTAgtattcttcattttcttttggcATCAGGAGATGAC GTTTCGAGCAAGCAACTTCGTGATGACTTAATGACACTCCTAATTGCTGGTCATGAAACATCTGCAGCAGTACTAACATGGACTTTCTATCTCCTGTCTCAG AATCCAGGAGTAGTGGAAAAGCTTCGATACGAG GTGGATACGGTTTTGGGCGAAAGGTTTCCGACAATTCAAGACTTGAAGAACCTTAAATATGCAAGTCGAGTGATCAGCGAA TCTTTGAGGCTTTACCCACAACCTCCTGTCTTGATTCGTCGTTCTCTTGAAGAGGACATGCTTGGACCATACCCGATCAAGAA GGGTGAAGATATTTTCATATCCGTATGGAACCTGCATCGTAGCCCAAGTTTTTGGGATGACGCAGACAAATTCATTCCTGAAAGGTGGCCAGTGGATGGGCCTGCCCCAAACGAGACTAACCAAAATTTCAA ATACCTCCCATTTGGTGGAGGCCCGCGGAAGTGTATAGGGGACATGTTTGCTTCTTACGAg AACGTAGTAGCATTAGCTATGCTCATTCGGCAATTTGACTTTGAGCTGGCACCTGATGCCCCTCCT GTAAAGATGACCACAGGTGCAACCATCCACACGACAAATGGGCTTATGATGAGCGTAAGGCGAAGAACCAATTTTCATCCTACTGACCCCAAAATTCCTGTTGTGGATACTGCTTCTCCTGCAAACGTTACTGAGGCTGCTATGCCCAATGGATCAAAAGAGGGAATTTTCTAG